A window of Desulfotignum phosphitoxidans DSM 13687 genomic DNA:
GGATTCGGGGAAACCGGCAAACAAGATCTGAGTTTTTCCGGCGGACAGACCGTTACTTTTTCGCTGATCGCATAGGGGTCATCAACAGGGGCGATCACCCATGCAGATTCCGGTTGAACCGCATCAATCAGTTCATAAAATCCCCGTGAGGGTTTCGGGGCTTTTGACAGTTTGCACTCAAAAACATGGCGCCTGCCGGCCCGCTCCAGGACCAGGTCCATTTCAGCCCCGTTGGCCGTGCGCATGAAAGAGGGGTTCCATCGGTTGTAGCAGGCAATGATGTTTTCAATCACAAACCCCTCCCAGGAAGCCCCGGCAATGGGATGGGCCAGAAGATTGTCATAGGTTTCAATGTCCAGAAGCGCATGAAGTATCCCGCTGTCACGCAGGTAGACTTTCGGGGATTTGATCAGCCGTTTTTTCAAGTTTGTTTCCGCCGGCGGCAGCAGGCGGAGCATGTATGTCTGTTCCAGGATGACAAGATATTTTTTCAGTGTTGGAATGGAGATGTCCGCAGTCGCTGCCAGTTTGTGATAATTAACCGTTTGTCCATGATAGTGTGCCAGCAGCAGCCACAACCGTTCGATGACAGGAACAGGGATATTGAATCCAAGACCGGGAATATCCCTTTCCATGAATGTTCTGATAAAATCCAGGCGCCAGTCGAAACTGTCCGCATCATCTTTGGCAAGGGTGCTTTCAGGAAATCCGCCCCTGAGCCATAGATCAGACCACGGAATGGATGGGGACACTTCATGGATCAGAAACGGGCTTAAATCCAGATAAGCGATACGGCCGGCCAGGGTTTCAGTGGATTGTCTTATCAGATCCCGGGAGGCTGACCCGAGAATTAAAAATCGGCCCGGCCTGCGGTCTTTATCAATTTCCGACCGAAGGACTGAAAAAAATTCCGGCAGCATCTGAATTTCGTCCAGGCAGATCATCTTCTCCCGGTAACGGTCGAAAAAAAGCTCGGGTTCCGCCAGTTTGTTGCGATCCACACGATCCTGTAAATCCAGGTAAATGGACGGCCTGTTTTTCAACATCATGCGGGCGGTGGTCGATTTTCCGCATTGCCGGGGCCCAAGAATGGCTGTAGCCGGGGAACGGGACAGGGACCGGTGAATTTTTTCTTCAATCAACCTTGTGATATAACCATGCATATCAAAAACAACCTTTTATGATTTACATGGTTATATCATTTTTGAATTCAGGGTGTCAATGGACTTTCTATGCATTGAAAAGGCGGATCTGTCAGGCGTGAATGTCACAGCATGGCCGTCAGCCGGTTTTCAATGATTTGTTTTGCCTCTGCCATGATCCGGTCCAGCAGCTCTTTGCATGTGGGGATATCATGGACCAGGCCGGCCACCATGCCGCAGGACCATACGCCGGACTCCATGTCCCCTTGCTGCATGATTCTGGGATAAACGCCCGCCACTTCTTCAATGATATCTTCAAACTTCAGGCGGCTGCCCAGGGAGGCTTCTTTTTCCAGCAGTTTTTGGGCTGCGGCATTGTTCAGGACCCGCTCCGTATTTCGTAAAGGCCGCATGACCAGGCGGGTATCGGTTTCACCGGCATGTAAAATCGCCTGCTTGACATTTTCGTGCACGGGCGCTTCTTTAGTGGCGATGAACCGCGTGCCCATGTTGATCCCGTCCGCGCCCAGGGCCAGGGCCGCCACCAGGCTTCTGGCATCTGCCATGCCCCCGGATGCCACAAACGGGATGGTCAGTTCTTCGGCGGCCCGGGGCAGGAGCACCATATTGGGGATATCGTCTTCGCCCGGATGGCCCCCGCATTCAAACCCATCCACGGAGACGGCGTCACATCCGATGTTCTCCGCCTTGACTGCATGCCGGACGGACGTGCATTTGTGGATGACCTTGACACCGGCCTCTTTTAAATAAGGCAGGTACGGCGCCGGGTTTCTGCCGGCCGTTTCGACAATCGTTATTCCGTTGTCGATAATGGCCTTGATATACCCGGGATAATCCGGCGAGGACACGGTGGGCAGAAAAGTCAGGTTCACCCCGACCGGTTTGTCCGTCATGTCTTTGCACCGCTTGATTTCTTTGTCCAGATCCTTCGGTGTTTTCTGGGTGAGCCCCGTAATGATGCCCAGACCGCCGGCATTGGACACGGCCGCCGCCAGTTCGGCAAACCCGACATAGTGCATCCCCCCCTGAATGATGGGATGCTGGATGCCGAACAACTTTGTGATTCTTGTTTTCATATCATGCACTCCTCAAAGGAATTTTACCTGCATGCAACTTAAATGGGTTTATTTCCCGTGTCAAGTCACGGGCACATATATCGGATTTCGAATAATTATTTCAGCCTTTTCTTGACAAGAAGCATTTTCCCAACCTATTATTGAAAATGTCATACCCGGTTTGTCCCGCTTTCCCCCTTTTTCCTCATTAGAAATCAGGATAATATGACCATGTGCCGCATATCAAAAAAAATAGCCCCACAACAACTCGGTTTGAGGTGACGGTAGAAAATTTACAGGAATAAAAAATGGCAGATTCTAAAATATGTGAAGAAGACGTCGCCGGGTGCAAACAGGCCGAAGAAGCTCTGGACAAGACGGATGAAAAGTTGCAGTTAAGCGAACAGCGGTACCGAAGCATCTTTGATGAAGGCCCTTTCGGAATGGGGTTGGTGAAACCGGATGCTAGGTTTATCGCGGTGAATAAGGTGTTGTGTGATTTATTGGGATATACAAAACAGGAACTTATCGGTCAAAGCGCTGTTGACATAACCTATGAGGAAGACAAAGAAAAGAGCCGAAAATTTTCAAGACAATTGTTTGCAGGCATCACTCCCGTGGTTCGGTTTAAAAAGCGGTATGTCAGAAAAAACGGCGACATTCTCTGGGTGAAGATCACCTCTTCCGCCATCCATGATAAAGAAGGCAATATCCCTTACGGCCAGATTATCATTGAAAGCCTCACGGAAAGCATCGAAGCCGCGGAAAAGATTCACCTGATGGCTTATTATGACAGTCTGACAGGCATAGCAAACCTGACGTTTCATAAAATACTGATCCAAAAAACCATTGCACATGCCCGCCGGCATAAAAAAACAGCGGCCGTTATTTATATTGGATTGGACCGTTTCAAACGGATTAACGACACGCTCGGATACAGTGTCGGCGATCTGCTGCTCAAGGCCGTGGCTGACAGGCTTACCCGTTTTCTGCGGAAAAGCGACTTTGTTGCCAGATCCGTTGAAAATCAAACGGAAACGGTGATATCCCGGCCCGGGGGAGACGAATTTATCGTATTGACCCATGATCTGATCCATGCGCATAGCGCCGCAAGAATGGCCAGACGATTACTCAAGGAAATATCCGCACCCTATGATCTGGACGGCCGTGAAATTTTTATCACGGCCAGCATGGGTATTGCCTTGTATCCTGATGACGGAGAAGATGTGGATGCACTTTTGTTAAATGCGGAAAAAGCAATGAGACACACAAAGAGCAAAGGGATAAACAATTATTTATTTTACGCCAAATCCATGCATTCCGCTGTCCTGGAAATTTTGACCCTGGAAAACGACCTGCACAGAGCACTGGAGCGAAACGAGCTGGTGCTCTATTATCAACCCAAGGTAAATGCGGCAACCAGAATCATCACGGGGATGGAAGCGCTGATTCGCTGGAATCATCCCGAAAAGGGCTTGATCCCCCCCATGCAGTTTATCCCCATCGCGGAAACCAGCGGTCTTATCATGCCCATCGGAGAGTTTGTCATACGCACGGTGTGCAGGCAAATCCAAACATGGCAAAAAGCCGGATACAAGCCGATCAACGTTGCCCTGAACGTGTCGACCCACCAGTTTAAGAAACAGGATCTGGCCGGCATCATCAAGGCGGCTTTGCAGGATACGATGATTTCTCCGAACTGCCTGGGACTGGAAATCACTGAAAGCGCCATTATGGGCAACTCGGAAACAGAACGTCAGACCCTGACTGAACTGAACGATCTGGGGATAGGGCTTGCCATTGATGATTTCGGTACGGGATATTCATCCTTAAGCTATTTGAAACAGCTGCCGCTGGATTATTTAAAGATCGATAAGTCCTTTATCGATGATGTCGTGTCCGACAGTAGAGATCAAGCGATTGTCAGGGCAACGATTGTCATGGCCCACGGCCTGAATATGAAAACCATTGCCGAAGGCGTGGAAACAGAAGCGCAGTTAACCTTTTTACAGACGCATGGATGCGATGAAATCCAGGGCTATTTGTTCAGCCGGCCGTTGCCGGCAGATCAAATCCAGGGGATTGCTCAGCACACTTTGCGCAAAGGCGGATGATGGGAAAACTGGTAATTGCCACAGTGATCGCCGTGCTCGTCTGTGTCACGGCCCCCGGGGCACAGGCGGCTGAATTGCCGAACTTTTCGTTCAACGGCTTTGGTACGTTCGGCGTGGTTCATTCCGACGAGGACCGGGCAGATTTTGCTTCAAACCTGTTTGCTCCCGACGGGGCAGGCTACACCCGGGCATGGAGCCCTGAAGTCGACAGCGTGCTGGGAGTGCAGCTCACGGCCAATCTCACGTCCCGGTTGACCGGGATCCTGCAGGTTGTTTCCGAGCAGCAGTACGACGAAAACTACACGCCGACCGTGGAGTGGGCCAATCTCACCTTCGACATCACCCCGGACCTGAGCGTACGCGTCGGGCGCATGGTCCAGCCGTCGTTCATGGTTTCCGAGTACCGGAAAGTCAGGTATGCGACACCATGGGTCCGTCCTCCCAAAGAAGTCTATGACATGATACCCGTCACCAATGCAGACGGTATCGATATGAGTTACCGTTTCCGTTTCAATGGGTTTACC
This region includes:
- a CDS encoding ATP-binding protein, with protein sequence MHGYITRLIEEKIHRSLSRSPATAILGPRQCGKSTTARMMLKNRPSIYLDLQDRVDRNKLAEPELFFDRYREKMICLDEIQMLPEFFSVLRSEIDKDRRPGRFLILGSASRDLIRQSTETLAGRIAYLDLSPFLIHEVSPSIPWSDLWLRGGFPESTLAKDDADSFDWRLDFIRTFMERDIPGLGFNIPVPVIERLWLLLAHYHGQTVNYHKLAATADISIPTLKKYLVILEQTYMLRLLPPAETNLKKRLIKSPKVYLRDSGILHALLDIETYDNLLAHPIAGASWEGFVIENIIACYNRWNPSFMRTANGAEMDLVLERAGRRHVFECKLSKAPKPSRGFYELIDAVQPESAWVIAPVDDPYAISEKVTVCPPEKLRSCLPVSPNP
- a CDS encoding NAD(P)H-dependent flavin oxidoreductase, whose product is MKTRITKLFGIQHPIIQGGMHYVGFAELAAAVSNAGGLGIITGLTQKTPKDLDKEIKRCKDMTDKPVGVNLTFLPTVSSPDYPGYIKAIIDNGITIVETAGRNPAPYLPYLKEAGVKVIHKCTSVRHAVKAENIGCDAVSVDGFECGGHPGEDDIPNMVLLPRAAEELTIPFVASGGMADARSLVAALALGADGINMGTRFIATKEAPVHENVKQAILHAGETDTRLVMRPLRNTERVLNNAAAQKLLEKEASLGSRLKFEDIIEEVAGVYPRIMQQGDMESGVWSCGMVAGLVHDIPTCKELLDRIMAEAKQIIENRLTAML
- a CDS encoding putative bifunctional diguanylate cyclase/phosphodiesterase yields the protein MADSKICEEDVAGCKQAEEALDKTDEKLQLSEQRYRSIFDEGPFGMGLVKPDARFIAVNKVLCDLLGYTKQELIGQSAVDITYEEDKEKSRKFSRQLFAGITPVVRFKKRYVRKNGDILWVKITSSAIHDKEGNIPYGQIIIESLTESIEAAEKIHLMAYYDSLTGIANLTFHKILIQKTIAHARRHKKTAAVIYIGLDRFKRINDTLGYSVGDLLLKAVADRLTRFLRKSDFVARSVENQTETVISRPGGDEFIVLTHDLIHAHSAARMARRLLKEISAPYDLDGREIFITASMGIALYPDDGEDVDALLLNAEKAMRHTKSKGINNYLFYAKSMHSAVLEILTLENDLHRALERNELVLYYQPKVNAATRIITGMEALIRWNHPEKGLIPPMQFIPIAETSGLIMPIGEFVIRTVCRQIQTWQKAGYKPINVALNVSTHQFKKQDLAGIIKAALQDTMISPNCLGLEITESAIMGNSETERQTLTELNDLGIGLAIDDFGTGYSSLSYLKQLPLDYLKIDKSFIDDVVSDSRDQAIVRATIVMAHGLNMKTIAEGVETEAQLTFLQTHGCDEIQGYLFSRPLPADQIQGIAQHTLRKGG